A window of the Fusarium fujikuroi IMI 58289 draft genome, chromosome FFUJ_chr09 genome harbors these coding sequences:
- a CDS encoding related to monoamine oxidase N encodes MPTSKEGYLWTSNGLTTGLETDSVINGTPESALLDKYDVAVIGTGFAGLIAARNISLTTSKVLLVEGRDRIGGRTWTAKALGEEFEMGGTWVHWGQPHVYSEIHRYNLQGNLKTSAGTADAKYTAYTASFAGPSKLDTKETNQTVQRVADAFFDIDGLTSYDLMPYPHDPLREPVLWKKYEHLSAKDRLDQLSIPQVEKDMFDAMISSFGSVPGSQCGFVEVLRWYALGGHSMAGVFERAGLCKLGNGGMTSLALSILSEYRGHLLFNTVVEKVDQNGNGVTLTTKNCRRIEAKYVISTIPLNCLSDISFNPPLSPLRQEAVKAGHINQGAKIHFKLKQTEPGWFAMASGYGRSPWCFAFSDHNGNTNKNNGTYCIGFGYGGHLTDPQASEDISASFKEHIKPDADIEANMELLGTWPGYESLAQGASETSWKSILCQR; translated from the exons ATGCCAACTTCAAAAGAAGGTTATCTCTGGACCAGCAACGGCCTCACAACTGGCCTTGAAACAGACTCGGTTATCAATGGTACACCCGAATCGGCACTCCTGGATAAGTACGATGTTGCTGTCATCGGAACAGGCTTTGCTGGACTTATCGCTGCCCGAAATATCAGTTTGACCACCAGTaaggttcttcttgtcgaagGCCGCGATCGCATTGGCGGAAGAACATGGACAGCGAAAGCTTTGGGTGAGGAGTTTGAGATGGGAGGAACATGGGTTCATTG GGGCCAGCCGCACGTTTACTCCGAGATTCACCGCTACAATCTTCAAGGCAACCTCAAGACCTCAGCGGGAACAGCGGATGCTAAATACACAGCTTACACGGCAAGTTTTGCTGGTCCAAGCAAGCTCGATACCAAAGAGACAAACCAAACAGTCCAGAGAGTAGCCGATGCTTTCTTCGACATTGACGGCTTGACCAGTTACGATTTGATGCCATATCCCCACGATCCATTGCGCGAACCTGTGCTATGGAAGAAATATGAGCATCTCTCCGCCAAAGATCGCCTCGACCAGTTAAGCATTCCTCAGGTAGAGAAGGACATGTTTGATGCCATGATCAGCTCCTTTGGCTCTGTGCCAGGTTCGCAATGTGGCTTCGTCGAAGTGCTGCGATGGTATGCACTTGGCGGCCATTCAATGGCTGGCGTTTTCGAGCGCGCTGGGCTCTGTAAGCTTGGAAATGGTGGTATGACATCGCTGGCACTGTCGATATTGTCCGAGTATAGGGGTCATTTATTGTTCAAtactgttgttgagaaggtcgACCAGAATGGCAATGGGGTTACGTTGACTACAAAGAACTGTCGACGTATCGAAGCCAAATATGTCATCTCGACTATCCCTCT GAACTGCTTATCCGATATCTCGTTCAACCCTCCTCTCTCGCCacttcgtcaagaagctgtcaagGCAGGCCATATCAACCAAGGCGCCAAGATCCACTTCAAGTTAAAGCAAACCGAGCCTGGTTGGTTCGCTATGGCAAGTGGTTACGGGCGGTCCCCGTGGTGCTTTGCATTCTCTGACCACAACGGCAATACCAACAAGAACAACGGTACATATTGCATTGGCTTTGGCTATGGCGGGCATCTCACAGACCCACAAGCTAGCGAAGACATCTCCGCAAGCTTTAAGGAACACATCAAACCTGATGCGGATATTGAAGC GAACATGGAGCTGCTGGGGACCTGGCCCGGCTATGAGTCGTTGGCTCAAGGAGCTTCAGAAACCTCATGGAAGAGTATTCTTTGCCAGCGCTGA